From the Anguilla anguilla isolate fAngAng1 chromosome 8, fAngAng1.pri, whole genome shotgun sequence genome, one window contains:
- the LOC118233050 gene encoding zinc finger protein 865-like: MLAANQYFLSGVPPNASLEQFLVQQGTHNHLSLGQGGDSNAGIAPPPLHSSHSHGHLTPQQQQQQLPPHALSHPHPHHPLHSAPQPPPLGSFDFQGIPVLSSNQIASLMQQETGLPLPLPLHLSLPKDEGKESGGVSGTGGGRRKKAMLGYLPQRKSDNISSSSGNCHSSGDTNPSSNSGGHSIEGSSSLVSGGGRVGIGSLGGDPSSLLSSTAQTSSSSTVSSSSSTAPSCTSASVLVTNCSQHSKTESQGSLAPTPTQPEPEPLYHCGECGKTFTHLSSLRRHLRSHGLSSGGGSISNNATNLNPNHTPSLPHSTQELASQSNHHHSQPQQDPSLGTQQQQSNPAPTSSSCPSPEKTHCCPECGKGFKKRGHLLQHGVIHSGARPFACPVCQRSFNRRESLTRHEKIHEDKPYRCPACGRCFRESTSLLNHAASGTCGKPGRRSRSKRNNSSNSSETDGQKSQKVGVVGGAGMVAGGSGVGEYQGAPLGGGGVTYGKVEGGGVVGCVMGGTEEEEDKASLACQGLFQQGRGVNANSGGKTEGKYGQDFSRNCYQTPYRGDDYRTDYKQHRSQTNPCYPSDPPCGNGMAGPALRKAPLAPTLHPHPQSQTQQQQQHQQQQPHLPLSSLLEDSEDDVTSSVSSAMSAIAAAAAASCMPGELNSGGSRGEERRDIIGGLLGGLGFGSAGASPGGPSSTSGMNKSYKGQGGNGECMGGTGMTLTNENQQPKNQQAPNVKPKRPRKPRPKKEPKTGGGASGEVKRRRHTQSGAGTGGEGRERPFLCSVCGRGFSRRETLRRHDRVHTGEKPYHCDVCGKDFREPFHLTKHRTVHSGEKNYKCELCGKEFGYAQSLKRHGKLHQKGEFSEAGTTSAVGSSSGAVTGVSANQDSEQGNSDSCYYSQDKTPGSNTQPPPRLYTCAICWKSFRHHFHLTAHQQAVHEGGDKLFCCEVCGKAFAYANSLTRHRLSQHGLSRQGQTHQPGGDSAGQVGGSPGVTGSVTESEQATNSLLQLGPPGVAQGGQHSNVSPTQHPQPQSGYSPLFYLPEPGSTHSSTSSAPPHSHALQTHSSHTAPSHHQQPTGIKGAPVYPTGPSNVLNLASSAMHQPLSQQYPHSQQQQPVEMRSPQDLHSQGNNRKRKKKNYGYQNTGGESSIKPLLAREGKNEQNRMQKRKVRIRLQLFKKKRRLAELLRVKGGRTRHGGLRVGHLSSLEVSQKQFLCPLCPCTAFPRKAAFLVHRAARHRQTSSCRQSRMECFLCRKRFRKFLAALRHRGFHLAQGSFSCTRCPSRFWNGTLLERHKAVCQGVRGHSGDWGVKSKTAAKRTLK, from the coding sequence ATGCTGGCAGCCAATCAGTATTTTCTCTCTGGAGTGCCACCGAATGCCAGTTTGGAGCAGTTTTTAGTTCAGCAAGGTACCCACAACCATCTTAGTTTGGGTCAAGGTGGAGATTCCAATGCAGGCATCGCACCGCCTCCTCTCCATTCCTCTCACAGTCATGGACATCTTACTcctcaacaacaacagcaacaattgCCACCCCATGCCTTgtcccaccctcaccctcaccatCCTCTTCACTCAGCGCCTCAACCACCCCCCTTAGGCAGCTTTGACTTTCAAGGTATTCCAGTTCTCTCTTCTAATCAGATAGCATCTTTGATGCAACAAGAAACTGGTTTGCCCCTCCCTCtaccactccatctctctcttcctaaGGATGAAGGGAAAGAAAGTGGAGGTGTGTCCGGaactggaggaggaaggagaaagaaagcTATGCTTGGCTACCTGCCACAGAGGAAGTCTGACAACATCAGCAGTAGCAGTGGCAACTGCCACAGTAGTGGAGATACAAACCCCAGCAGCAACTCTGGAGGACATAGCATTGAAGGAAGTTCAAGTCTTGTTAGCGGAGGTGGGCGTGTTGGTATAGGAAGTCTTGGTGGAGACCCATCTTCCCTCCTTTCTTCTACAGCACAAACGTCCTCTTCCTCAACAGTATCTTCCTCCTCTTCTACTGCTCCATCCTGTACCTCAGCCTCAGTCCTTGTCACAAATTGCTCACAGCACTCTAAAACTGAAAGTCAAGGCTCACTGGCACCCACTCCTACTCAGCCTGAACCAGAGCCTCTTTACCACTGTGGAGAGTGTGGCAAAACCTTCACTCATCTCTCCAGCCTCCGAAGGCACTTGCGCAGCCATGGTTTGTCTTCTGGTGGTGGAAGCATTAGTAACAATGCCACCAATCTCAATCCTAATCAcacccccagcctcccccacTCCACTCAAGAGTTGGCTTCTCAGTCCAACCATCATCACTCACAACCTCAGCAAGATCCCTCTTTAGGCACCCAGCAACAACAGTCAAATCCTGCCCCCACTTCATCATCTTGCCCCAGCCCTGAGAAGACCCACTGTTGCCCTGAATGTGGAAAGGGATTTAAGAAAAGGGGGCATCTCCTCCAGCATGGAGTCATTCACTCAGGGGCGCGTCCTTTCGCCTGCCCTGTCTGCCAGCGCTCTTTCAACCGCAGAGAATCGCTAACTCGGCATGAGAAGATTCATGAAGACAAGCCCTATCGCTGTCCAGCTTGTGGCCGCTGTTTTCGGGAGAGTACCTCTTTGCTCAACCATGCAGCCTCAGGAACATGTGGCAAACCTGGAAGGAGATCACGATCCAAGAGAAACAATAGTAGTAACAGCTCTGAAACTGATGGACAGAAAAGTCAAAAGGTTGGGGTGGTAGGTGGAGCCGGAATGGTAGCAGGTGGAAGTGGTGTTGGAGAGTACCAAGGGGCACCccttggtggtggtggtgtaactTATGGAAAAGTTGAAGGTGGAGGGGTTGTAGGCTGTGTAATGGGAGGAactgaagaagaggaggatAAGGCTTCATTAGCTTGTCAGGGTCTGTTTCAGCAGGGAAGAGGAGTGAATGCAAACAGTGGGGGTAAAACAGAAGGAAAGTATGGACAGGATTTTTCAAGGAATTGTTACCAAACACCATATCGAGGTGATGACTACCGGACGGACTATAAGCAGCACCGGTCACAAACAAACCCTTGTTATCCAAGTGATCCACCCTGTGGAAATGGAATGGCAGGCCCAGCACTCAGGAAGGCACCTTTAGCCCCTACACTGCATCCACATCCTCAGAGTCAAActcaacaacagcagcaacaccaacaacagcagcctcatcttcccctctcttctcttttgGAAGACTCTGAAGATGATGTTACCAGCTCTGTTAGCAGTGCCATGTCTGCTATTGCAGCAGCTGCCGCTGCCTCCTGTATGCCTGGAGAGCTTAACAGTGGCGGAAGTCGAGGAGAGGAAAGAAGGGACATTATTGGGGGGTTGCTTGGTGGGCTTGGCTTTGGATCAGCGGGGGCCTCCCCCGGAGGACCTTCATCAACATCTGGTATGAATAAATCTTACAAAGGACAAGGCGGAAATGGGGAATGCATGGGTGGCACTGGAATgacactaactaatgaaaaccaACAACcgaaaaaccagcaggcaccaAATGTGAAACCCAAGCGGCCTCGTAAGCCCCGTCCAAAGAAGGAGCCCAAGACTGGAGGTGGAGCAAGTGGAGAAGTCAAACGTAGACGGCATACTCAAAGTGGGGCAGGAACTGGTGGAGAAGGTAGAGAACGACCATTTCTGTGTAGTGTTTGTGGTCGTGGCTTCAGTCGACGTGAGACTCTTCGCAGACATGACCGCGTTCACACTGGGGAGAAGCCATACCATTGCGATGTTTGTGGAAAAGATTTCCGAGAACCATTCCACCTTACAAAACATCGCACAGTTCATTCTGGGGAGAAAAACTACAAATGTGAATTATGTGGGAAGGAGTTTGGTTATGCCCAGAGCCTGAAGAGACATGGAAAACTACACCAGAAAGGAGAATTTAGTGAAGCAGGCACAACATCAGCAGTTGGTAGTAGCTCTGGGGCAGTCACTGGAGTGAGTGCAAACCAAGACAGTGAACAAGGAAATTCTGATTCTTGCTATTATTCTCAGGACAAGACTCCAGGTTCTAACACCCAGCCCCCTCCCAGACTGTACACTTGTGCCATTTGCTGGAAATCTTTCCGTCATCACTTTCACTTGACGGCTCATCAGCAAGCTGTCCATGAAGGTGGGGACAAACTTTTCTGCTGTGAGGTTTGTGGAAAGGCCTTCGCATATGCTAATAGCTTGACAAGACACAGACTTTCCCAACATGGACTGTCTCGACAGGGACAAACACACCAGCCAGGAGGTGACAGTGCTGGTCAGGTTGGGGGAAGCCCTGGAGTAACTGGATCAGTGACTGAGAGTGAGCAAGCCACAAATTCCCTTCTTCAGCTTGGACCACCTGGTGTCGCCCAGGGGGGGCAACATAGCAATGTCTCCCCAACACAGCATCCTCAACCTCAATCTGGTTATTCCCCTCTATTCTACCTCCCAGAACCTGGCAGTACCCACTCATCAACTTCCAGTGCCCCTCCTCACTCCCATGCCCTTCAAACACATTCCTCTCATACTGCCCCATCTCATCACCAGCAACCTACAGGAATAAAAGGGGCGCCTGTATATCCAACTGGTCCGAGCAATGTCCTCAATCTCGCTTCATCTGCTATGCATCAGCCACTGTCCCAACAGTACCCCCACTCTCAACAACAGCAGCCAGTTGAGATGCGGTCGCCACAAGACCTCCACTCACAGGGAAACAACAGGAAACGCAAGAAGAAAAATTATGGATATCAGAACACCGGAGGAGAATCTTCAATAAAACCATTGTTGgcaagagagggaaagaatgaACAGAATAGAATGCAGAAGAGGAAAGTAAGAATTCGCCTACAGTTGtttaaaaagaagagaagacTAGCTGAGCTCCTGAGGGTTAAAGGAGGAAGAACACGTCATGGAGGGCTAAGAGTTGGACACCTGTCATCTTTGGAAGTCTCGCAAAAACAATTCCTTTGTCCATTGTGTCCCTGTACAGCTTTTCCCCGTAAGGCTGCGTTCTTGGTCCACCGTGCTGCTAGACACCGTCAAACATCCAGCTGCCGCCAGTCCCGTATGGAGTGCTTCCTCTGCAGAAAACGTTTTCGGAAGTTCCTAGCAGCCCTCAGGCATCGGGGTTTCCATCTTGCTCAAGGGTCTTTCTCTTGCACACGATGCCCCTCTCGTTTCTGGAATGGAACCCTCCTGGAGAGACATAAGGCTGTTTGCCAAGGTGTTCGAGGACATAGTGGTGACTGGGGAGTCAAATCGAAAACTGCAGCTAAGAGGACACTGAAGTAA